ACAGCCATTACAAAAGGTGCTAAATTAGAAGACAGTGCAGTAAAGGGAATTGAAGATTCCTATGCAGCAGGAAAGAATGATGAGTTTGTTGAGCCATTCTCAGTAAAGATTGATGGCGAGGCAAAGACAGTTAAGGACAATGATTCTGTTGTATTCTTTAACTTTAGACCTGATCGTGCAAGAGAGTTGACTAGAGTATTCTGTGTCGATGATTTTGATGGCTTTGATCGTGGAAAGAGATTACATACAACATTTGTGTGCTTTACAGACTACGATGATACCATTAAAAATAAATTAGTGGCATTTGAAAAGGAAGAGATTAAGGATACCTTCGGTGAGTTCTTGGCAAGCAAGGGATTAAAGCAGTTGAGATTAGCTGAGACAGAAAAATATGCCCATGTGACCTTCTTCTTCAATGGTGGAAAGGAAGAGCCAAATGAGGGAGAGGATCGAATTCTTGTCAACTCTCCAAAGGATGTGCCAACCTATGACTTAAAGCCGCAGATGAGTGCCGAGGAAGTTTGCAAGAATCTTGTCGATGCGATTAAGAGTCACAAGTACGATGTGATTATTGTCAACTTTGCAAATCCAGATATGGTTGGTCACACAGCAGTGGAGTCAGCAGCAATTAAGGCTGTTGAGGAAGTGGATAGCTGTGTGGGAAGAGCAGTCAAGGCCATTAAGGAAGAAGGCGGTGTGATGTTTATCTGTGCTGACCACGGAAACTGTGAGACTCTGGTGGATGAAAAGACAGGAGAGCCACATACAGCACATACAACAAATCCAGTGCCATTTATTCTTGTCAATGCCGATCCAAAGTACAAGCTCAGAGAGGGCGGAAGACTTTGTGATATCGTGCCAACATTGATTGAGGTGATGGGATTGCAAAAGCCAGCGAGCATGACGGGCGAAAGCTTATTGGTGGAGAAATAAAAAGATAAAAATAGCGGGGGTGTGAAATTTTATTTTCACACCCCCGTTTTTCATTAAATCAGTGTCGATAATATATACAAGAGAATAATCTGTATCCATCTATTTTTTCGGAAGATATAAAAGAGCAAACCAAGTCTTAAAAAATTTGAATTGGTTTTGCCTTATAGACAAAAATCATAGAGTCAAACATTTGGCTTGGCTTAACTTTGATGCGGCTACTTTGGTTCGGGAATAATCTCATCATCCACATATAGCCTTCGCCGACATCGCCCATTCGCATGGGGCTGTGAATGAGCTGATAGATCTTGCTGTTTTGATCGGTAATGGCAGAAAAATCGAGGAAATACTTACCGTCTTTGGCAAATCGAGCCTGTGCGGCCAGTGGGTCGGCAGAAATAAATTTTTGAATACTGCGTTCTCTTGCCTCGAATGTCTTGATGTTGTCAGTGACCTCCCAAAAATCAGTTCCGATGGCATAATATTTTTCGCCCAAGTCTCTGGATAAAATCACTCCCATGGTATCGCCCATGATTTTCGAATAGATAGATTTTCCGATATGTCCATTGTGTGCGGCAATGAGCATCTTTCCCGATCCAATTTTTTCCTCAATTTTTAGCAAAGTTTCTACATTTTTTGCCATATCTGCATCTCGACTGTTTGATCCATCTGCGGTGTTGGCATTTTGACTTGGTGTCAAAAGCCATGTATTGGCTGCTTGAGTTACCGAATTGATTTCCAACGCTGCGTCTCTGTCATCGTCAATGGAAGGATTATAGTTTCCCATTTTATTACGGACTCCTCGCAGAAAGTCAACTACTTTTTGTGCATTTTGTGCGTCGAGTGTGATGCTCTCGTTTCCGAGGACAGAATCAAATTCCTCTTCAGTGGCATAGCTGTGGGACAGACAATAGTGCTTTAGAAAATCATAACTTGTCTCTGGGTTTTGCATATCAAATCCATAGAAACGCAATTTCTTGTCTTGGG
This region of Lachnospiraceae bacterium oral taxon 096 genomic DNA includes:
- a CDS encoding erythromycin esterase family protein yields the protein MKILKVVKRIFIVLFCLIFVLVLGYSITLLFENIQAHQKIANIEKFIQPIDALKISPKVQLVSIGEAAHGSSDFQELKLDVLKKLVQEDGFTAFALEADYGECATINRYIQGKEGSIDKMLQNFSFPIYHTEQMKNLIQWMHDYNQSAPQDKKLRFYGFDMQNPETSYDFLKHYCLSHSYATEEEFDSVLGNESITLDAQNAQKVVDFLRGVRNKMGNYNPSIDDDRDAALEINSVTQAANTWLLTPSQNANTADGSNSRDADMAKNVETLLKIEEKIGSGKMLIAAHNGHIGKSIYSKIMGDTMGVILSRDLGEKYYAIGTDFWEVTDNIKTFEARERSIQKFISADPLAAQARFAKDGKYFLDFSAITDQNSKIYQLIHSPMRMGDVGEGYMWMMRLFPNQSSRIKVKPSQMFDSMIFVYKAKPIQIF
- the gpmI gene encoding 2,3-bisphosphoglycerate-independent phosphoglycerate mutase; the encoded protein is MSKKTVVLCIMDGLGLRDGHDHNAVFEANTPNLCALTKEYPFVKGQASGHYVGLPDGQMGNSEVGHMNMGAGRIIYQELTRITKAIEDGDFFENKALMEAVNNVKKNNSALHLMGLVSSGGVHSFNGHIYGLLELAKRNGLEKVYVHAFLDGRDTPPTSGVEFIKELEEKMAELGVGKVASVAGRFYAMDRDNRWDRVSAAYTAITKGAKLEDSAVKGIEDSYAAGKNDEFVEPFSVKIDGEAKTVKDNDSVVFFNFRPDRARELTRVFCVDDFDGFDRGKRLHTTFVCFTDYDDTIKNKLVAFEKEEIKDTFGEFLASKGLKQLRLAETEKYAHVTFFFNGGKEEPNEGEDRILVNSPKDVPTYDLKPQMSAEEVCKNLVDAIKSHKYDVIIVNFANPDMVGHTAVESAAIKAVEEVDSCVGRAVKAIKEEGGVMFICADHGNCETLVDEKTGEPHTAHTTNPVPFILVNADPKYKLREGGRLCDIVPTLIEVMGLQKPASMTGESLLVEK